In Notamacropus eugenii isolate mMacEug1 chromosome 1, mMacEug1.pri_v2, whole genome shotgun sequence, one genomic interval encodes:
- the PCIF1 gene encoding mRNA (2'-O-methyladenosine-N(6)-)-methyltransferase → MANENHGSPREEASLLSHSPGTSNQSQPSSPKPIRLVQDLPDELVQAGWEKCWSRRENRPYYFNRFTNQSLWEMPVLGQHDVISDPLGLNAAPMPPDAGVVETPVENKPRKRRLSEEQPSGNVVKKPKVEVPGTPSAQSVPSSPSVPGTPTMKIWGTSPEDKQQAALLRPTEVYWDLDIQTNAVIKQRGPSEVLPPHPEVELLRSQLILKLRQHYRELCQQREGIEPPRESFNRWMLERKVVDKGPDPLLPSNCEPVVSPSMFREIMNDIPIRLSRIKFREEAKRLLFKYAEAAKRLIESRSASPDSRKVVKWNVEDTFSWLRKDHSASKDDYMDRLEHLRKQCGPHVSAAAKDSVEGICSKIYHISLEYVKRIREKHLAILKENNIPEEAEAAEVEQRLVYCYPVRLAVPSPPLPSVEMHMENNVACVRYKGEMVKVSRNFFSKLWLLYRYSCIDDSAFERFLPRVWCLLRRYQMMFGVGLYEGTGLQGSLPVHVFEALHRLFGVSFECFASPLNCYFRQYCSAFPDTDGYFGSRGPCLDFCPLSGSFEANPPFCEELMDAMVSHFEKLLESSPEPLSFIVFIPEWRDPPTPALTRMERSRFKRHQLVLPAFDHEYRSGSQHICKKEELYYKAVHNTAVLFLQNDPGFAKWEPTPARLQELTTAYRQSGRSHGSGSGSTSSSSEAKDRDSGREQSTSRESNPT, encoded by the exons ATGGCCAATGAGAACCACGGCAGTCCTAGAGAGGAAGCATCTTTGTTGAGTCACTCCCCAGGCACCTCTAATCAAAGCCAGCCTAGTTCCCCCAAGCCCATCCGACTGGTACAAGACCTTCCAG ATGAACTGGTACAGGCTGGCTGGGAGAAGTGTTGGAGCAGACGAGAAAATCGCCCTTACTACTTCAATCGCTTCACCAACCAGTCACTGTGGGAGATGCCAGTCCTGGGTCAGCATGATGTCATT TCGGACCCTTTGGGGCTGAATGCGGCTCCGATGCCCCCAGACGCTGGAGTGGTGGAAACACCAGTGGAGAACAAGCCCAGGAAAAGGAGGCTTTCAGAGGAGCAGCCCAGTGGCAACGTCGTAAAGAAGCCCAAG GTTGAAGTTCCGGGGACTCCTTCTGCCCAGTCTGTACCCAGTTCCCCTAGTGTTCCTGGAACACCAACTATGAAGATATGGGGCACATCCCCTGAAGACAAACAGCAGGCAGCTCTCCTTCGGCCAACCGA GGTGTACTGGGACCTGGACATCCAGACAAATGCAGTGATCAAGCAGCGGGGGCCGTCTGAGGTCCTGCCCCCACACCCTGAGGTGGAGCTGCTCCGCTCCCAGCTCATTCTAAAGCTTCGCCAACATTACCGGGAGCTGTGCCAGCAGCGTGAAG GCATCGAGCCCCCGAGGGAGTCCTTTAATCGATGGATGCTTGAGCGCAAGGTGGTGGATAAAGGGCCTGACCCTTTGTTGCCAAGCAACTGTGAGCCAGTTGTGTCTCCTTCCATGTTTCGAGAAATCATGAATGACATTCCCATCAG GTTATCCCGAATCAAGTTCCGGGAAGAAGCCAAGCGGTTGCTCTTCAAATATGCAGAAGCTGCCAAACGACTTATTGAGTCCAG GAGTGCATCCCCAGATAGCAGGAAGGTAGTGAAGTGGAATGTGGAAGATACTTTCAGCTGGTTACGGAAGGACCACTCAGCTTCCAAGGATGACTATATG GACCGTCTGGAGCACTTAAGAAAGCAGTGTGGCCCCCATGTGTCAGCTGCGGCAAAAGACTCAGTGGAGGGTATATGTAGCAAGATCTACCACATTTCCCTGGAGTACGTCAAACGAATCCGGGAGAAGCATCTTGCCATCCTCAAGGAGAACAACATCCCGG AGGAGGCAGAGGCAGCAGAAGTGGAGCAGCGACTTGTCTATTGCTACCCGGTACGGCTGGCCGTGCCCTCACCTCCCCTGCCTAGTGTGGAGATGCACATGGAGAACAACGTGGCCTGCGTGCGCTACAAGGGGGAGATGGTCAAAGTCAGTCGTAACTTCTTCAGCAAACTG TGGCTCCTCTATCGCTACAGCTGCATCGATGATTCAGCTTTTGAGAGATTCCTACCCCGGGTCTGGTGTCTTCTCCGACGTTATCAG ATGATGTTCGGGGTGGGACTATATGAGGGGACAGGCCTGCAGGGTTCACTCCCAGTACACGTCTTCGAAGCTCTGCACAGACTCTTTGGCGTCAGCTTTGAATGTTTTGCCTCCCCCCTCAACTGCTACTTCCGTCAGTACTGCTCTGCCTTCCCAGACACCGATGGCTACTTTGGTTCCCGAGG GCCTTGTCTGGACTTCTGCCCACTGAGTGGCTCCTTTGAGGCAAACCCTCCATTCTGTGAGGAGCTGATGGACGCTATGGTGTCTCACTTTGAG AAGCTGTTGGAGAGCTCCCCAGAACCCCTGTCCTTCATTGTTTTCATCCCGGAGTGGCGGGATCCCCCAACACCAGCACTAACCCGAATGGAGCGGAGCCGTTTTAAGCGCCACCAGCTGGTGCTGCCTGCCTTTGACCACGAGTATCGAAGTGGCTCCCAACACATCTGCAAGAA GGAAGAGCTCTACTATAAGGCAGTCCATAATACGGCTGTGCTGTTCCTGCAGAACGATCCTGGCTTTGCCAAGTGGGAGCCGACGCCAGCAAGGCTGCAGGAGCTGACCACAGCCTACCGGCAGTCTGGCCGAAGTCATGGCTCTGGTTCAGGGAGCACTTCCTCTTCCTCTGAGGCCAAGGACCGTGACTCTGGCCGGGAGCAGAGCACCAGCCGAGAGTCAAATCCTACTTAG